The sequence aagatggctccatttgaagcattgtatggtAGGACATGCAGATCCTTATTGTTCTGGGATGATCTTTCTGAAGCACCAGTTATAGGGCCAGAAATGATCAGAGAAATGTCTGATAAGGTAAAATTGATACAGTTtcgaatgagaacagcgcaagATCTTCAGTCCAAATATGTGAATGTGAGGCGTAGACCTTTGAGCTTTGAACAAGGTGATCGAGTGTTCCTGAAAATATCTCCATTCCGAGGTTGGTTCATAAAAAGAGGTAAGCTATCCCCGAGATTTATCGGGTCATACAAGATTCTTGACAAAGTTGGTGATCTTGCCTATCGACTATATTTACCTCCAACATTATCaggtattcatgacgtgtttTACTTGTCTATGCCGAGGAAGTATGAGCCAGATGCTTCCCATGTACTTCGTCCAGATGAGGACAAACTGGATGAAACGCTGAGCTATTTTGAAATACCTATTAaaattcttgatcgcaaagaaaAGAATCTCATAAACAAGTCCATTCCATTAGTCAAAGTTCAATGGAGTCGACGCGGAGTTTAAGAAGCAACATAGTAATTCAAGcaagatatgagacagagatttctaGAGTTATGTCATTGACGTGAGTTCTTAATTTTACTCTTTAATTCAGTTTATTATCTTATGTGTTTCGATTGCACATGATTTTGAGAacgaaatcaattcttagagggggagaattgtaaagcccttaaaatatttattttgacaatttatgggattgagatttaaattcctatattcttaaattaaagaaTGGAATTGGAAGTGTAAAATTTgattaagtactgaatgcaattATCAATGTTtttagggaccaaagtgcaaattataaaatataagtggGACACTTGTTTTTAACTCAGATTATCAGCCTTATATCATCACCTTCCACGTGAGAGAAGCCAAGGAgataagttttaaaaaatttcattatATTTCAAGCTTGATTCTCACAATCCGTCCGGTAGATTTCAGAATTGATCATATATTCGCGATCACCGCTTTGAaggctacgttttgacgtaagttttagtaagttctaccatgttttgattttgagaagtGGATGgaatcagatttttttttttctgtgtatatatatatatgttttcttgAGCTAGTAGAGAttgtatatctaagacggatcggaaAAATATGGCGTTTgaatttgttttgaattttctgaagattttataaaatatccATTTCTGATGTTGCTGGTTTTTTATGCTATTATGCTGATATGAAGTATAGTTGATATATATGATTGATATATTTGAAGTTAGGATTgtcggtttttagccgttaagACGTCGGTTCaagaattgttgaaattttGGGGCAATTGATTGAGATATGCTTGAGTTGAGTTTGAATTTTGATATTGAGCTTACCTATACTTTATTTCAGATTGGTGTGGAAGATTATCGAACTCGAAAATTCAGAATTTGAGTTGTCGAAGAATTGAGCAAGGTTTGAGTTGATTATGCCTTCGATTTCCGATGTTTGATTGAAAGAAGTTTGATATGAGATTTTCATATTGTAGCTTGTGGATTGAgcgatttcaaaattcaaaattaaggTATGATTTGACGATGATCGACTTGGGGAATAAGCGTCGAGACGAGTTTGCCTTCTCAATCCCTTAAAatcacacaatttttttttatatattttatggttATGTGCTTTGTATGCATTAACTGAGAtaaatgatatgaattgttgGGCTATGGTATGGGGTGATTGTATTGCAAGCAATAATGAGTATAAGCTATTGTTGTGATTGTGTATTTATCATCTCATTACGCATTTTGAGCCAAAACTTTCTTTCCAGACTGGCATGGTATCGTTGATGAGTTATAAGATTTGATATCGATTATCAATAATGAGATTATAACATTGACATTTAGACTCCAGGTATAGCATCATTGATGAGTTTTAGCCTGATGATGAGTTGATGAGTTTTAGCATCTAAACCGGTGTCATACTTGATCCTTGATCTTTGGTAGTCTTTTGTTACTcttcatgcatgtcataaaTGTTGTTTAAGTTTGAAATGCATGGACAGTTTTGTATTGTAAGTTCCGTTGTTTCATACTAAGTTTTATATTTACCGGTTTGTCcagctattgctttgttttttgtgtgtgcacggcaataggtgatTCGGGGACAAGTCATAGAAGTTCATGAGCATTGGAAAGAGTTTAGAAGTGGTGCACCGGGTTGAGTTGTAGAATGCTGTCAAAATTTACTTTTGAAACACGTGGAGTTATATCTTATCCAACCTATGCATTGTATAGTTATTGCATAGTCTAtagatgtagtgacccttaccgagatcacctactaaacagaacttaggcatgcaattaacttaatcaaacagtaaaccagaattaaGTTGTGGaaacaataaacattaaatacaatcccaaggaaaggaatctgcaaatatccaaatagttatacaaccaaatcgaaatactgtatcaacccaatacaaaagatagaaccctaggcgaagctccagctggccaaccactgcctagcccctcttgggtccacccgcctcatccaattgcaaacctgccacatggaatagggtgtcaagATACatagagtatgagacgtgagcataaaaacgctcagcacgagagtatgagtatacatgaatgcaagtgaacagcctactgactagaggtcaagaatcagataaaaatgacagaccggaccctggtatgtagcacgttgtgacgtcgcttcaggaggtggctcacataccgaaatactattggatacgccggacccaaatcgatggaattccaaccactaacaggatagggtaaaaccctactaacaaaaatctcaaaagagatagctcaagatgcaaatgtatgcagtataaaatcatgtcatataaatcatacagtcacataatacatgcatactcagtcaggatatctcgaacagtactttcgtacctcaaataccataAAAGCTCTACTAGCTctaagtccacgcctataatccgcactacacagcgaaatgatactaatatcattaaagtgctctaaaatccttaactaagctactgcatactcctaaatctttttaggaagcaaaagctttaccttcgtccgtcgttagcccgttgctgtcacttgcctcaaaactaggccacagctccgctacgacgcttggatcgctacgccacttccggattcctaatgggacgcctagaatgccctagatctaagatggaagaccaaggaatcgagagaagagaggtaaAAGGTGTGTCTGGAAATGAATCtcgacacctctatttatagacatcgaacGGAACATccgttcctccatcgttgcgtccgttctaccttcgttgcatccgttcgccatcgttgcgtccgaacATCACATCATGTGCGTAAGCAGTGATGCATTCTTGCTGGCACGAACATTGCGTCCGATCCTgggacgttgcgtccgttccacctgaccctccggaccatttctgatcattctgggtccaaTTACAGACTCCTCTAATCCATCAGAAgtccccttaatcatgtttaatctaAACTAACATGATTAttggattaattaacaattactCACTAAatctgggtacgggctactacaatagaTTTATAGATTATGTTTTGTTGGATGTTAGATCATGTTTTTTATTAGGTTTATAACGTGTTATGGTGGTTGTATCTTAAATTTTGAAGTTGGAACCTTATGATATAGAAATTTCATAGCAGTATCATAACAGTAGCAGCAAATCGTTGGGACAACATATTTCTTGCTCGAGCGCAGCTTTATGCCGCTTGAGCGAGCCTGTTATATTTTTCGGGCAGAGttactctcgctcgagcgcaacttcttgctgctcgagcgaggcacaattcacaaaaacaaaaaaaatattattacttgatGTTGCTTATTTTAAAttccttatttatttattatgatatattgagtagaTGAGCCCCGGGGTTCCACATATCATTTCCTGATCCTTGAATTTCATGTATTGAATTTAATGTAGCTGAAGATTTATTCCAGGTTTGAATCAGCTcagataattttaaattttttgatcttaattgttttttctcaACTTGTAAATCATTGTTTTCAGTTCTAAGCTTAACAATTTTTGCTCTAACTCAACTTTGTTTGGCATTTAAAATTGATTTGCCATAATTTATTCAAATTCTAAGCATAATCTTTGATATTCATTAGTCATTTCGTGCAGTACAGTAGCTAACTGTTCTTGTGTAAAATCAGTAGAGTTAAAATTCAGTACCTGTTCACTTGTAGATGAAGGAGTAATCACATGTTCACTTGTAGAAAGCTGATCTTCCTGAGCCATGAAACATATATCTACCTCTtcatttgaatttgataaacAGCAAATTCTTCAAcatctttttcaaaaaaaatctcTGCCTTTTCAGTCTTTTAACTGTTGACATGCTTAATAAATTTCTGCCACATATTCTTAGCAGTTGAACATGTTTTCGTGGTTTTGATTGAGCAATTATCTATGGTAGTATTCCAAAAACTCTTAGATATTTCTTCAAAAGCAGCCATATGAGCTTGTTCAAAAACGAGAAATAAACACTCTCTGATTCCACTTGTTAGGTCTCTTCACAAAATTCTTATATGATAGCAGTTGTTGTTAAACAACTAAATCTATTCTTTCTCTCGTGTCAATGTTAATTGGCAAACAAGTATTTGTGCGGAAGAGGTCAAATAATAGAttgaaaaataatgaaaatggcttgacaaaaatataaataacacagagatgtttatggatgttcggagacaaAACTCCTATGTCACCTCTTCTTCCACGaaggaaggattcactagaagactttggcttATAAAATCTCTTGTATACAACCACTCTAATTGTAGGACTAATTGTCATTTTCCGAGATCGAAACTCCTAGACACAACTGAAGGGGATCAGTTAACTCGTGctcggaaacgcagcggaaatataaaaattgttaataaaagaaatccgagcacttgtgtagtattcaaaaactcaaacaaccatagggtgtttagaattttacctatcaatctcaaagattgatttatggctccaaccaagttgataaacaactaggctcttgaaaaatggtagactcaatctacaagcttccaagagcactccttgctcaaaatggattcaactcttcgagcctcctaattaggtccacgactagacgatctaaatcctctctaaatatgcactagaatatttagagaatttttcattgagatatccttttctttcttcctcaaaaagttgaaagaaaaattggagAATTCTTGGAGAAGGTTTCGGCCACTTCAAGTTATTATTGGAGtgaattgtgtgtgtgtatatattattccaaataatatattaaagaagagggattaatgagtacaattaaggtgcagaagtaaacctccaccacctgcgagcacgcccatccagaagatagccaagggtctccaccttctgctcttcggtgcattggaaagtctgaaaagtcgtctccatgcggtctaaccagttctccgcatcctccggagactcacctccaactaagggcttaggacccatagctaagaatcggcgcacagtgaaacgctcgtcgtcatggtgacgatgacgccgttctcgacgaggctaccggtcggcatcaccccaacgcccaccaacactgccatgagaactctggtcgtcacgatttgacatctacaaaaatacctcaagatgagactaaatcccaagaaatcttttgcatgctctgataccataaatgtagtgacccttactcggatcacctactaaacagaacttaggcatgcaattaacttaataaaacagatatcagaataaaactgcggaaaccataaacattatacaatcccaagtaaaggaatctgtaatttatccaataatatacaaccaaatcgaatagctgtataaacccaaacaacagtaataaaacctaagcgaagctccagctggccaaccactgactagcccctcctggatccaccctcctcgtccaatcgcaaacctgccccatggaatagggtgtccagaaatacagagtacgagacgtgagcataaaacgctcagtacgagagtatgagtatacatgcatgcaaagtgaactccctatagactcgaggtcaaggatcagataacagagatagaccgggccctggtatgtagcacgctgtgccgtcgcttcaggaggtggctcccataccaagataaccgtggaaacgccggacccaaatcgatggaagtccatccactatcaggatagggtacaaccctactaacaggcatctcgaaggagatacaacaagatgcaaatgaatgcagcataatatcatggcatataaatcatgcagtcacataatacatgcatactcagtcaggatatctcgaacagtactttcgtacctcaaaaccatgcaagctctaccaactctaggttcacgcctatagtcttctctatactgccaaatgatactactatcattaaagtgctctaaaagccttaactaagctattgcatactcctaaatatttataggaagcaaaagctataccttcgtccgtcgttagccctttgatgtcgatgcctccagaacttgggcacaactccgctacgactatcgaacgccccgccgacctccgaaccaagcctaagaagactagaacagctccaaaaggactagaatagaaaggagaactcggaattggcaattgaaagtgaagcctcggccttctatttatagacaacgatcggaacgtccaaacctcgatcggaatgtccgatcctgccatcggagcttccgaagatcctgatctgccacgtgtcaaaatatcacttgttgactccggataggggtgatcggagcttccggtcctgatcggagcttccgatccaaccacacgtcatgcctgacgtaatatcatcggtgcctccgatcgctcatcggagcttccgatcctgttcggagatTCCGagcgtgccttcggagcttccgatccgtctgatacccaattcaattaattagcattaatcctttaattactcaattagggtacgggctactacacatatatcccgaccgattcgacaaccattggtttatcgagagttgtcattgaatcaataactatgtgtcatgtcgtagttgcatcgaaagtgtaattcaagaaactcctttcttaattaccacttactctgatcagagatttcaagctacgtatgcatgatataacataggaaaTCCATACcagtaggtaagcggtgaatccccgactacaatgcattgactcctatatgtttcgtcacaacacccaacattgccacctgatgatcccagatgagtcggtaaacaagtcaaagtgaagcactagcatatagagtctccatgttgtcccgggttataaggactaatggtgtacaaccataaactaggacttctccactcgataagtgagaaccactttgaaaatcctttagggagggttgttcagtgcactctacaaggagcacttatttgcatgcttggacatctccatgtcccctaccaatgaaacatggtactcacatcgcaaatactagtctcaagctcgagcggcctttatccttctttatggcggctaaatcgactaggaacagtttagaatatacagtattccaaatatgagtttcatgatagtcatcacatgaccatctcatattctttctactatttgtatattcaagggctttatctatgcagcttgcatgggtataaagataaagatgtgccaaattaaataatatcaaatattattaaaataaagattgtcatacaagagttctctcaaggaccatcggccaacacattggctcgacgggcacctactctaacaatctcccacttgcactagagccaactacccatattcttcaaacccattgattcgcgatgctattcgaacaatggtcctggtaaaggcttagttagtggatcagcaacattatctgcggaggcgactctgtctaacaagacatctcctcgttccacaatttcccggatgatgtggtattttctcattacatgtttggatttctgatgagaccttggttcttttgcctgagcaacggcaccagtgttgtcgcagtacaccgggactggatcaactccattaggaataacgtccaactcttggacgaaattcctaatccaaacagcttcctttgcagcatcggatgcagcaatatattctgcctcagtggttgaatccgcagtgctgttttgcttggaactcttccaacaaacagcagcaccattgagcatgaatataaaaccggaagttgacttcgaatcatcaacatcgctttggaagctagagtcggtatagccttccaattttagttctccacccccataaaccaagaacatattcttagtctttctcaaatacttgagaatgtctttcacagctttccattgtggaagaccagggttcgattgatatctacttgtaacactaagtgcaaagACCACGTCAGGACGtatagatatcatcgcatacatgatactaccaattgcagatacATATGGAATGTGTGTCATCGTCTCTATTTCTAcatcattcttgggagacatggacttggatagagacacgccatgacacattggtagatgtcctctcttaga comes from Henckelia pumila isolate YLH828 chromosome 4, ASM3356847v2, whole genome shotgun sequence and encodes:
- the LOC140861366 gene encoding uncharacterized protein, yielding MAPFEALYGRTCRSLLFWDDLSEAPVIGPEMIREMSDKVKLIQFRMRTAQDLQSKYVNVRRRPLSFEQGDRVFLKISPFRGWFIKRGKLSPRFIGSYKILDKVGDLAYRLYLPPTLSGIHDVFYLSMPRKYEPDASHVLRPDEDKLDETLSYFEIPIKILDRKEKNLINKSIPLVKVQWSRRGV